The DNA region CCCGACGATTCAGGACCCAGATTCGGCATCACCAAAGGCCCGTTAAGGTGGAACCGCGGGACCTCGACGCGGAACTGCTCGCCGTTCTGTCGAACGAAGGTGTAGTGACCCTCCATATACCCAACCGGAGACCGCAGCACGCAGTAGCTCTGGTACTCGTGAGACTCGCCAGGCTCAAGCATCGGCTGCTCGCCCACGACACCCTCGCCGTCGACCATGGAGTCATCCCCGACCGAATCGTGGATCTTCCAGTGGCGGAAGAGCAACTGAGCAGGCGCATCGCTCTCGTTCGCCATGTTAATGC from Longimicrobiales bacterium includes:
- the apaG gene encoding Co2+/Mg2+ efflux protein ApaG — translated: MNYEKATEGIRVQVQPDFSLADSHPLGGSFVFSYRINMANESDAPAQLLFRHWKIHDSVGDDSMVDGEGVVGEQPMLEPGESHEYQSYCVLRSPVGYMEGHYTFVRQNGEQFRVEVPRFHLNGPLVMPNLGPESSGEGDDPPGVLH